ACCCTTTCTCCTTCAGCCTTTCAGGTTGGCGAGAACACCCAGCACCTGCGCATCGTGCCCGTCGACCGAGACCTTCTTCCAGACGTGCGCGATACGCCCGTGCGCATCGATGAGGTAGGTGCTGCGCTGAATGCCCATCGACTTCTTGCCGTACATGTTCTTCTCACGCCAGGCCCCATACGTCTCGGCGACGGCGTGGTCAACGTCTGCGAGCAGCGCGAAGTCGAGGCTGTACTTGTCGCGGAACTTCTCGTGTCGGGCAACGCTGTCGGGGCTCACCCCGAGCACGACGGCGCCTGCCTTCTCGAGGTCTGCGCGACGATCGCGAAAGGCGCAGGCTTCACGGGTGCATCCCGGCGTGTCGTCCTTGGGATAGAAGTACAGCACCACGGGCTTCCCCCGCAGGCTCGAGAGACGCACCGTCGCGCCGCCGTACGACGGCAGCTCGAAATCTGGGGCCAGGGTGCCCGGTTCGAGAAAGTCGGTCATGGGAATGCGGCTCCTCCTTGTGGCGATGGCCCGATGACAGGCATCGCGGCGATGTGGAGGGCAAGACTTGCGCGTGGCGGGAGAGGCTTCCTCCCATCCCAGGGGCAGACCGTCCTTGCGGACGCGCGGCGCACTCTGCTATAGTGTAAGTTCGAAAGTCGTGCAGGTCAGCCGACAGGAGAGGGTGCTGGGGTGAATGATCTGAGAGTCGACGGGGCCGTCGCGCCCACGTCAACACGCGCCACGAGCGGGTCTCTGCGCCCGGAGCGCTCGTCACAGGGCGAGGTGTCCTCTGATGCCACGCCACAGATCGCGAGTCCGACCGAGAAGCATCGCGCCCTCGACGCCAACGCCCGCTCCCACGAGA
The DNA window shown above is from Pseudomonadota bacterium and carries:
- a CDS encoding thioredoxin-dependent thiol peroxidase, which encodes MTDFLEPGTLAPDFELPSYGGATVRLSSLRGKPVVLYFYPKDDTPGCTREACAFRDRRADLEKAGAVVLGVSPDSVARHEKFRDKYSLDFALLADVDHAVAETYGAWREKNMYGKKSMGIQRSTYLIDAHGRIAHVWKKVSVDGHDAQVLGVLANLKG